The Anabrus simplex isolate iqAnaSimp1 chromosome 1, ASM4041472v1, whole genome shotgun sequence genome window below encodes:
- the LOC136858260 gene encoding uncharacterized protein: MDSEREDNLSSKRQRTPNYNEYERNLFVDLIAKYASIIENKRTDCVSVKEKDIAWDRLCREFNSDIRVTKRCTKQLKQFYVNMKRNAKKEKARVKIETYKTGGGTFPKGMNDCSEKLLAIMGDRVEPLQNPFDGDAEYNGDITVVGLSECHPHDSTTWTEEVITLEETTQEEQNTLDTPKSSRGSKNGKVRSSEYSPAPRQKRTTEAMRCRTNIANLAGASSSLCELEKELIFKKFKKEDELLNIKIEEARIKTENACLKNKLLMKKLGLENL, translated from the exons ATGGATAGTGAACGCGAAGATAACTTGAGCAGTAAGAGGCAACGCACACCCAACTATAACGAGTATGAAAGGAACTTGTTCGTAGATTTGATCGCAAAGTATGCAAGTATCATAGAAAATAAGAGAACGGACTGTGTCAGCGTAAAAGAAAAAGACATTGCATGGGACCGACTGTGTCGGGAATTTAACTCTGATATTCGAGTTACAAAGCGCTGTACGAAACAGTTAAAACAattttatgtgaatatgaagaggaacgcaAAGAAGGAAAAGGCCAGGGTGAAAATTGAAACGTATAAAACTGGAGGTGGTACTTTTCCTAAAGGGATGAACGATTGCAGCGAAAAATTGCTTGCGATAATGGGTGACCGCGTGGAACCGCTACAGAACCCATTCGACGGCGATGCGGAATACAATG gCGACATTACTGTGGTAGGCCTAAGTGAATGTCATCCGCATGATTCTACTACCTGGACTGAAGAGGTAATTACTCTGGAGGAGACGACCCAAGAAGAGCAAAACACATTGGATACTCCCAAATCTTCCAGGGGTAGTAAAAAT GGAAAAGTCAGGTCATCCGAATACAGTCCAGCTCCTCGCCAGAAGAGGACGACTGAAGCCATGCGTTGCCGCACCAACATCGCCAATTTGGCTGGCGCTAGTTCCAGCCTCTGCGAATTGGAAAaagaattaatatttaaaaaatttaaaaaagaggaCGAACTTCTAAATATTAAAATTGAGGAAGCCCGCATTAAAACTGAGAATGCCtgcttgaaaaataaattattaatgaaAAAATTAGGCCtagaaaatttgtaa